From Anopheles coluzzii chromosome 3, AcolN3, whole genome shotgun sequence, the proteins below share one genomic window:
- the LOC120957237 gene encoding polyserase-2-like — protein MWKASALQLVLLALAIHWQIDSITTTNVLCGQRPIAAPGTITYGRSSWPGQFPWHVALYRTEQPLTISYACGGFIVGERVVITAAHCVTAPSGYQLAADELTVRVGLYDLLTLARHSQEHRVGRIHRHGNFTTGSPRHDLALLMLRTIVEFGDFVQPICLPRDPDALKGVRTGTVSGWGLVEDDSPARTLRSATMPIVSYLSCLQSDSTLFGPVLYDGMFCAGWENGTNVCNGDSGGAFAANVNGSWTAFGIVAFTGVREHTDGQTPFRCDTKSLAGFISIPMYLDWIESVAAVEAVQLDTHREMPNSALPRISDTMCQSYRDQCPKQEDVSYLAPVVRPIRVAGSSPRYARLVIDCYGVLISERFLLAPASCHHSTALPKQFIMLEFAGQAMACSVKRFHHHPNFINNPPSESTTEDDLREERTHQSNIALIELERAVSLSTCQFVCLWTGVEGAESETLPNILLYSAVNVSSGDKSIESSEMTVRPTSSGRSSTTQASRCYDELLAPLVMQQNPDGGRSDRLVGIVVERTCTTIRFIKVAPFLGWIERIVWLGSSSSDNDNGL, from the exons ATGTGGAAGGCCAGCGCATTGCAACTGGTGCTACTGGCACTTGCCATCCATTGGCAAATCGATTCGATCACCACCACGAACGTCCTCTGTGGCCAGCGACCTATTGCTGCCCCGGGTACCATCACCTACGGTCGGTCTAGTTGGCCCGGTCAGTTTCCGTGGCATGTGGCACTGTACCGGACGGAGCAGCCTCTTACGATTTCGTACGCTTGCGGCGGTTTCATCGTGGGTGAACGGGTGGTAATTACAGCGGCCCATTGCGTCACAGCACCGAGCGGCTATCAGCTAGCGGCCGATGAGCTGACCGTCCGCGTGGGTCTGTACGATCTGCTCACGCTCGCCCGCCACTCCCAAGAGCATCGGGTAGGACGGATTCATCGGCACGGAAACTTCACGACAGGCTCACCGCGCCATGACCTTGCCCTGCTGATGCTTCGAACCATCGTAGAGTTCGGGGACTTTGTACAGCCGATTTGTTTGCCACGGGACCCGGATGCTCTCAAGGGAGTTCGGACGGGAACTGTGTCTGGTTGGGGGTTGGTGGAGGATGATTCCCCTGCTAGAACACTTCGATCGGCTACAATGCCTATTGTGAGCTATTTAAGCTGTCTTCAAAGTGATTCCACACTATTCGGTCCTGTCCTATACGATGGGATGTTCTGTGCAGGGTGGGAAAATG GTACGAACGTCTGTAATGGTGATAGTGGAGGAGCATTTGCTGCCAATGTTAACGGTAGTTGGACAGCCTTTGGTATAGTGGCTTTTACGGGAGTTAGAGAGCACACCGACGGCCAAACACCATTCCGTTGTGATACGAAAAGCCTGGCTGGATTCATCAGCATTCCGATGTACCTGGATTGGATTGAATCTGTAGCTGCTGTGGAAGCTGTACAGCTAGACACACATCGTGAAATGCCCAACAGCGCATTACCAAGGATTAGTGACACTA TGTGTCAATCGTACCGCGACCAATGCCCAAAGCAAGAAGACGTATCATACTTGGCTCCAGTCGTCCGGCCGATCCGCGTCGCTGGAAGTTCGCCCCGTTACGCTCGGCTAGTGATTGATTGCTACGGCGTTCTGATAAGTGAGCGGTTTCTTCTGGCACCGGCTAGCTGCCACCATAGCACAG CCCTGCCAAAACAATTCATTATGCTAGAGTTTGCCGGCCAGGCAATGGCCTGTAGTGTAAAGAGATTCCATCATCACCCGAATTTTATCAACAATCCTCCATCCGAGTCTACAACGGAGGACGATCTGCGGGAAGAGCGGACACACCAAAGCAATATCGCCCTAATCGAACTGGAACGGGCAGTGTC TCTGTCCACCTGTCAGTTTGTGTGTCTCTGGACGGGGGTCGAAGGTGCCGAAAGTGAGACCCTCCCGAACATCTTGCTCTACTCGGCCGTGAACGTCTCGTCCGGTGACAAATCGATCGAGTCGTCGGAGATGACGGTCCGACCGACTTCCAGTGGCCGGAGCAGCACAACCCAAGCGAGTCGCTGCTACGACGAGCTGCTGGCGCCCTTGGTGATGCAGCAGAACCCGGACGGTGGTCGGTCCGATCGATTGGTCGGCATTGTTGTCGAGCGAACCTGTACGACGATACGCTTCATCAAGGTAGCACCGTTTCTTGGCTGGATCGAGCGGATTGTCTGGCTGGGGTCATCATCTTCGGATAACGACAATGGGCTGTAA
- the LOC120957236 gene encoding endothelin-converting enzyme homolog isoform X2: MTRYKQAQFADEDSSSIGSIQINETTRSPTMHIRYHAARGSSLWNARSKLEKVLLSLLALSIILIVVLSSLLASDTTRILHVRPHVGSDPFGVDEQLPCLNQHCIFAASEILHSIDWSVDPCDDFYAFSCNQWIRNNPIPEGKSMWGLFGKLEQQNQLVLKNALERPLAEFKSKAEKKAKLYYQSCLDEDETMEKLGAEPLQKLLRQIGGWNVTANASGFDVQRWSLQRTLQTLQIRYNMGGLFGWAVGEDDRNSSKHIIQIDQGGLTLPSRDNYLNKTANAKILTAYLEYMTKVSVLLGADETDARRQMLEVIEFETRLANITTPQDMRRDEETLYHPMTLAMLQEKAPFINWQEHFEEAFRLVRRKITEKERVVVYAPEYLEKLNILMKEYTSTDEKKIILNNYLVWQTVRTLTACLSKAFRDAYKGLRKALMGSDGGEELWRYCVSDTSNVLGFAVGAMFVRDVFHGDSKPQAEEMINQVRDAFKENFKNLGWMDAETRRLAVEKADAISDMIGFPDYILYPEELDRKYQDLNIDPKTYFDNNINYNIYSLKKNLEKLDQPVNKTKWGMTPPTVNAYYTPTKNQIVFPAGILQNPFFDIKNSKSLNYGAMGVVMGHELTHAFDDQGREYDKYGNLHQWWNNQTIERFKNQTECFNQQYSAYRINGKTINGKQTMGENIADNGGLKAAFHAYINNEKNSYTDTDTLPLPGVNMTHRQLFFVSFAQVWCSAVTDETTTLQIEKDSHSPPKYRVIGPLSNLKEFSDTFHCPLGTGMNPIDKCVVW; the protein is encoded by the exons ATGACGAGATATAAGCAGGCACAGTTCGCTGACgaggacagcagcagcatcggctcGATACAGATCAACGAGACGACGCGCAGCCCTACGATGCACATCCGCTACCATGCCGCCCGGGGATCCTCGCTTTGGAACGCTCGGAGCAAGCTGGAGAAGGTGTTGCTGTCGCTGCTGGCGCTCTCTATCATACTGATTGTGGTGCTGAGCAGTTTGCTGGCGAGCGATACAACGCGTATTCTTCATGTGCGTCCTCACGTTGGTTCGG ATCCGTTCGGGGTGGACGAACAGTTGCCCTGCCTGAATCAACACTGCATCTTTGCGGCGAGTGAGATACTGCACTCGATCGACTGGAGTGTGGATCCGTGCGACGATTTCTACGCCTTCTCCTGCAACCAGTGGATCCGCAACAATCCCATCCCGGAGGGTAAATCAATGTGGGGCCTGTTTGGGAAGCTGGAGCAGCAGAATCAGCTGGTGCTGAAGAACGCTCTCGAACGGCCACTGGCGGAGTTTAAGTCGAAGGCGGAAAAGAAGGCCAAACTGTACTACCAATCGTGTCTAGATGAGGACGAAACGATGGAGAAGCTCGGCGCGGAACCGTTGCAGAAGCTGTTGCGCCAGATCGGTGGCTGGAACGTGACGGCCAACGCGAGCGGCTTTGACGTGCAGCGGTGGTCCCTGCAGCGAACGCTTCAAACGCTGCAGATACGCTACAACATGGGCGGACTGTTCGGGTGGGCTGTGGGCGAGGATGATCGCAACTCTAGCAAGCATATCATACAG ATCGATCAAGGTGGATTGACACTTCCATCGCGGGATAACTATCTAAACAAAACGGCCAACGCCAAGATTCTGACCGCCTATCTGGAGTACATGACGAAGGTGTCGGTGCTGCTCGGGGCGGACGAAACGGACGCACGGCGTCAGATGCTTGAGGTGATCGAGTTTGAGACGCGTCTGGCCAACATTACCACCCCGCAGGATATGCGCCGGGACGAGGAGACACTGTACCATCCGATGACGTTGGCGATGCTGCAGGAGAAGGCCCCATTCATCAACTGGCAGGAGCATTTTGAGGAAGCGTTCCGACTGGTACGTCGCAAGATCACCGAGAAGGAGCGCGTCGTCGTGTACGCTCCGGAGTACCTCGAGAAGCTGAACATCTTGATGAAGGAATACACCTCAACGGATGAGAAGAAGAT CATTCTCAACAACTATCTCGTGTGGCAAACGGTACGAACGCTGACCGCCTGCCTGTCTAAGGCATTCCGTGATGCGTACAAGGGTCTCCGAAAGGCACTGATGGGTTCGGACGGAGGTGAAGAGCTCTGGCGGTACTGTGTGTCGGACACGAGCAATGTGCTCGGTTTCGCTGTCGGTGCCATGTTTGTGCGGGACGTGTTTCACGGTGATTCCAAACCGCAAGCCGAAGAAATGATCAACCAGGTGCGGGATGCATTCAAGGAAAACTTCAAGAACCTGGGCTGGATGGATGCGGAGACACGCCGACTGGCGGTGGAGAAGGCCGATGCGATTAGCGATATGATTGGCTTCCCGGACTACATCCTCTACCCGGAGGAGTTGGATCGCAAGTATCAGGATTTGAACATCGACCCAAAGACCTACttcgacaacaacatcaactACAACATTTACAGCTTGAAAAAGAACCTGGAAAAGCTCGATCAACCCGTGAACAAGACAAAGTGGGGCATGACACCGCCCACGGTGAACGCGTACTATACGCCCACGAAGAACCAGATCGTCTTCCCGGCGGGCATTCTGCAGAACCCGTTCTTCGACATCAAGAACTCGAAAAGCTTAAACTACGGTGCAATGGGTGTGGTGATGGGGCACGAGCTGACGCACGCGTTCGATGACCAGGGTCGGGAGTATGACAAGTACGGCAATCTGCATCAGTGGTGGAACAATCAGACGATCGAGCGGTTCAAGAATCAAACGGAGTGCTTCAACCAACAGTACAGTGCCTACCGAATCAATGGCAAAACGATCAACGGCAAGCAGACGATGGGCGAGAACATTGCCGACAATGGTGGCCTGAAGGCGGCCTTCCACGCGTACATAAACAACGAGAAGAACAGCTACACGGACACGGACACGCTACCCCTGCCGGGTGTAAACATGACCCACCGGCAGTTGTTCTTCGTGTCATTCGCGCAGGTCTGGTGTTCGGCCGTGACAGACGAGACGACCACGCTGCAGATCGAGAAGGATTCCCACTCGCCGCCCAAGTATCGCGTGATAGGGCCGCTTTCGAATCTGAAAGAGTTCTCCGACACGTTCCACTGTCCCCTCGGTACGGGCATGAATCCGATCGACAAGTGTGTGGTATGGTAG
- the LOC120957236 gene encoding endothelin-converting enzyme homolog isoform X1, giving the protein MSVQMTRYKQAQFADEDSSSIGSIQINETTRSPTMHIRYHAARGSSLWNARSKLEKVLLSLLALSIILIVVLSSLLASDTTRILHVRPHVGSDPFGVDEQLPCLNQHCIFAASEILHSIDWSVDPCDDFYAFSCNQWIRNNPIPEGKSMWGLFGKLEQQNQLVLKNALERPLAEFKSKAEKKAKLYYQSCLDEDETMEKLGAEPLQKLLRQIGGWNVTANASGFDVQRWSLQRTLQTLQIRYNMGGLFGWAVGEDDRNSSKHIIQIDQGGLTLPSRDNYLNKTANAKILTAYLEYMTKVSVLLGADETDARRQMLEVIEFETRLANITTPQDMRRDEETLYHPMTLAMLQEKAPFINWQEHFEEAFRLVRRKITEKERVVVYAPEYLEKLNILMKEYTSTDEKKIILNNYLVWQTVRTLTACLSKAFRDAYKGLRKALMGSDGGEELWRYCVSDTSNVLGFAVGAMFVRDVFHGDSKPQAEEMINQVRDAFKENFKNLGWMDAETRRLAVEKADAISDMIGFPDYILYPEELDRKYQDLNIDPKTYFDNNINYNIYSLKKNLEKLDQPVNKTKWGMTPPTVNAYYTPTKNQIVFPAGILQNPFFDIKNSKSLNYGAMGVVMGHELTHAFDDQGREYDKYGNLHQWWNNQTIERFKNQTECFNQQYSAYRINGKTINGKQTMGENIADNGGLKAAFHAYINNEKNSYTDTDTLPLPGVNMTHRQLFFVSFAQVWCSAVTDETTTLQIEKDSHSPPKYRVIGPLSNLKEFSDTFHCPLGTGMNPIDKCVVW; this is encoded by the exons ATGTCGGTGCAG ATGACGAGATATAAGCAGGCACAGTTCGCTGACgaggacagcagcagcatcggctcGATACAGATCAACGAGACGACGCGCAGCCCTACGATGCACATCCGCTACCATGCCGCCCGGGGATCCTCGCTTTGGAACGCTCGGAGCAAGCTGGAGAAGGTGTTGCTGTCGCTGCTGGCGCTCTCTATCATACTGATTGTGGTGCTGAGCAGTTTGCTGGCGAGCGATACAACGCGTATTCTTCATGTGCGTCCTCACGTTGGTTCGG ATCCGTTCGGGGTGGACGAACAGTTGCCCTGCCTGAATCAACACTGCATCTTTGCGGCGAGTGAGATACTGCACTCGATCGACTGGAGTGTGGATCCGTGCGACGATTTCTACGCCTTCTCCTGCAACCAGTGGATCCGCAACAATCCCATCCCGGAGGGTAAATCAATGTGGGGCCTGTTTGGGAAGCTGGAGCAGCAGAATCAGCTGGTGCTGAAGAACGCTCTCGAACGGCCACTGGCGGAGTTTAAGTCGAAGGCGGAAAAGAAGGCCAAACTGTACTACCAATCGTGTCTAGATGAGGACGAAACGATGGAGAAGCTCGGCGCGGAACCGTTGCAGAAGCTGTTGCGCCAGATCGGTGGCTGGAACGTGACGGCCAACGCGAGCGGCTTTGACGTGCAGCGGTGGTCCCTGCAGCGAACGCTTCAAACGCTGCAGATACGCTACAACATGGGCGGACTGTTCGGGTGGGCTGTGGGCGAGGATGATCGCAACTCTAGCAAGCATATCATACAG ATCGATCAAGGTGGATTGACACTTCCATCGCGGGATAACTATCTAAACAAAACGGCCAACGCCAAGATTCTGACCGCCTATCTGGAGTACATGACGAAGGTGTCGGTGCTGCTCGGGGCGGACGAAACGGACGCACGGCGTCAGATGCTTGAGGTGATCGAGTTTGAGACGCGTCTGGCCAACATTACCACCCCGCAGGATATGCGCCGGGACGAGGAGACACTGTACCATCCGATGACGTTGGCGATGCTGCAGGAGAAGGCCCCATTCATCAACTGGCAGGAGCATTTTGAGGAAGCGTTCCGACTGGTACGTCGCAAGATCACCGAGAAGGAGCGCGTCGTCGTGTACGCTCCGGAGTACCTCGAGAAGCTGAACATCTTGATGAAGGAATACACCTCAACGGATGAGAAGAAGAT CATTCTCAACAACTATCTCGTGTGGCAAACGGTACGAACGCTGACCGCCTGCCTGTCTAAGGCATTCCGTGATGCGTACAAGGGTCTCCGAAAGGCACTGATGGGTTCGGACGGAGGTGAAGAGCTCTGGCGGTACTGTGTGTCGGACACGAGCAATGTGCTCGGTTTCGCTGTCGGTGCCATGTTTGTGCGGGACGTGTTTCACGGTGATTCCAAACCGCAAGCCGAAGAAATGATCAACCAGGTGCGGGATGCATTCAAGGAAAACTTCAAGAACCTGGGCTGGATGGATGCGGAGACACGCCGACTGGCGGTGGAGAAGGCCGATGCGATTAGCGATATGATTGGCTTCCCGGACTACATCCTCTACCCGGAGGAGTTGGATCGCAAGTATCAGGATTTGAACATCGACCCAAAGACCTACttcgacaacaacatcaactACAACATTTACAGCTTGAAAAAGAACCTGGAAAAGCTCGATCAACCCGTGAACAAGACAAAGTGGGGCATGACACCGCCCACGGTGAACGCGTACTATACGCCCACGAAGAACCAGATCGTCTTCCCGGCGGGCATTCTGCAGAACCCGTTCTTCGACATCAAGAACTCGAAAAGCTTAAACTACGGTGCAATGGGTGTGGTGATGGGGCACGAGCTGACGCACGCGTTCGATGACCAGGGTCGGGAGTATGACAAGTACGGCAATCTGCATCAGTGGTGGAACAATCAGACGATCGAGCGGTTCAAGAATCAAACGGAGTGCTTCAACCAACAGTACAGTGCCTACCGAATCAATGGCAAAACGATCAACGGCAAGCAGACGATGGGCGAGAACATTGCCGACAATGGTGGCCTGAAGGCGGCCTTCCACGCGTACATAAACAACGAGAAGAACAGCTACACGGACACGGACACGCTACCCCTGCCGGGTGTAAACATGACCCACCGGCAGTTGTTCTTCGTGTCATTCGCGCAGGTCTGGTGTTCGGCCGTGACAGACGAGACGACCACGCTGCAGATCGAGAAGGATTCCCACTCGCCGCCCAAGTATCGCGTGATAGGGCCGCTTTCGAATCTGAAAGAGTTCTCCGACACGTTCCACTGTCCCCTCGGTACGGGCATGAATCCGATCGACAAGTGTGTGGTATGGTAG
- the LOC120959396 gene encoding odorant receptor 43a-like, protein MKIWEKYLERKRTLYHAKYQTPQQLFDGACDIVIKCFAVCGGERMKPGYTRRNARLIFLVTDLILYLFVNLYSIAIVWGSLMDVVFCFVTLGIAIQGLAKIEAFTCPELNDLHLYNVARFKAPPRFREVDEALFHTATMCMVFIRIFAVAFSIVAIAIYSYAILMPLIEHELSLAFGFYLPFIDYRTPVGFAINWVYQFVQVLEGCIGLMACDSCLLVLIMNATGQMDVIIVYLKQLTLLIDNNHTGQHDEEIADIIKEIVLKHLEHTKYMTDMDKLLKKQFFINFGCMIFELVASLAIVVRVPWYPGMAICLICTNQLFINCALGTFLSSKNEKLVEEIYNVNWYGLTTKHQKTLQQILLTSQHPVVLSDGFSPIDLFNFVEIYKKIYSYLMVLQKVS, encoded by the exons ATGAAAATCTGGGAAAAGTACCTTGAACGTAAGCGCACACTTTACCACGCCAAGTATCAAACCCCTCAGCAACTGTTCGACGGTGCGTGCGACATAGTGATCAAGTGTTTTGCTGTATGCGGTGGCGAAAGGATGAAACCGGGCTACACACGCCGCAATGCACGGTTGATCTTCCTGGTGACGGATCTCATTCTGTATCTGTTCGTAAACCTCTACTCGATCGCGATCGTTTGGGGATCGCTCAtggatgttgtgttttgctttgttacgCTGGGAATCGCCATTCAG GGTCTGGCAAAGATTGAAGCCTTCACCTGTCCGGAGCTGAACGATCTGCATCTGTACAATGTGGCACGGTTCAAAGCGCCCCCTCGCTTCCGGGAAGTGGACGAGGCACTCTTCCACACCGCCACCATGTGTATGGTGTTTATACGCATATTCGCCGTAGCGTTCTCGATCGTCGCCATTGCCATCTACTCGTACGCCATCCTGATGCCTTTGATCGAGCACGAACTATCGCTCGCCTTTGGGTTCTATCTGCCGTTTATTGACTATCGCACGCCTGTCGGATTTGCCATCAACTGGGTGTATCAGTTTGTGCAGGTGCTGGAAGGATGTATTGGGCTGATGGCGTGCGACTCCTGTCTGCTGGTACTGATCATGAATGCTACCGGACAGATGGACGTTATCATTGTCTATCTGAAGCAGCTGACGCTACTGATAGATAATAATCACACTGGACAACATGATGAGGAAATTGCAGATATTATAAAAGAAATTGTGCTCAAGCATTTAGAGCACACCAa GTACATGACGGACATGGATAAGCTTCTCAAAAAGCAGTTCTTCATCAACTTTGGATGCATGATTTTCGAGCTCGTTGCATCACTAGCGATCGTTGTTAGG GTTCCTTGGTACCCAGGAATGGCGATCTGTCTGATTTGCACCAATCAACTCTTTATCAACTGTGCATTGGGAACATTCCTATCATCGAAG AATGAAAAACTGGTGGAGGAGATCTACAACGTAAACTGGTACGGACTGACGACGAAGCACCAGAAGACACTTCAGCAAATATTGCTCACCTCTCAACATCCTGTGGTACTCTCCGACGGGTTCTCGCCTATCGATTTGTTCAACTTTGTGGAG ATATACAAGAAGATTTATTCCTATTTAATGGTTTTGCAGAAAGTATCTTAA
- the LOC120957421 gene encoding wee1-like protein kinase: protein MEIHTESSGIDSSPDMNSSVELNSSPQRSSTVMPRKLTFGNSPEPMHNSASELHQQQQNRNQPSLSPPYRKVQALRLFDTPATPKTILQKSTNTMFRRQVFGPGTTLFPSASAGAEQADLLAQPMDGGLPIFATDKPKPVPLHRRYDVGLPPANVNPFTPPAMFMRTKKRTRQEGPESAKATLGHGGIGTGTANTIRSHNFPTMFPSNRLNKCRLPFSGPPTPFALKQPNDSTTNHTLKAFNMVEDEYGDFRQAPKRLALQDSNISRYEKEFIQLSLLGTGEFGQVYQCLNRLDGCIYAIKKSIRPVAGSSFEKTALNEVYAHAVLGKHDNVVRYYSAWAENNHMLIQNEYCNGGSLQTVLQERCLKESELRTLLLHIAEGLKYIHSNDLVHMDLKAGNIFLSKTPLRSGTPLHGAASTAVPLDCPDDGFEDVYDDLENEFLVTYKIGDLGHVTSINDPQVEEGDCRYLPNEILQEDYSNLAKGDIFSLGITLYEAAGGGPLPKNGTGWHQLRSGQFPDLPNIGKDFNDLIKQMMHPNPEKRPSSTTIFNHPVLSPIDSKTKAQLCLELSMERQKNEVLMRKLKEQAKLLKSIEQQSLTPVAATVARKTRSSATSLETCTSDRKLRSYSHKKRTTNLISKRRGIRDSSKTKDY, encoded by the exons ATGGAGATTCATACGGAAAGCAGCGGCATCGATTCCTCGCCGGACATGAATTCGAGCGTCGAACTCAACTCATCGCCGCAGCGTTCGTCGACGGTCATGCCACGGAAGCTGACCTTCGGCAACTCGCCGGAACCGATGCACAACTCGGCGTCCGAGctgcaccagcaacagcagaacaGAAACCAACCATCCCTGTCGCCACCGTACAGGAAGGTGCAGGCCTTGCGGCTGTTCGATACGCCAGCCACTCCGAAAACCATCCTGCAAAAGTCTACCAACACAATGTTCCGCCGGCAAGTGTTTGGCCCGGGCACGACCCTGTTCCCGTCGGCATCGGCCGGCGCAGAGCAAGCGGATCTGCTGGCACAACCAATGGACGGAGGGTTGCCGATTTTCGCAACCGACAAACCGAAACCGGTTCCGCTGCATCGACGATACGACGTGGGACTACCGCCGGCCAACGTAAACCCGTTCACGCCACCGGCCATGTTCATGCGAACGAAGAAGCGTACCCGGCAGGAGGGCCCCGAAAGCGCGAAGGCAACGCTGGGCCACGGCGGCATTGGCACTGGCACTGCTAACACGATCCGCAGTCACAACTTCCCTACCATGTTTCCTAGCAACCGACTCAACAAGTGTCGGCTGCCGTTCAGCGGGCCGCCCACTCCGTTTGCCCTGAAGCAGCCGAACGattccaccaccaaccacaCGCTCAAGGCGTTCAACATGGTGGAGGACGAGTACGGCGATTTCCGGCAGGCCCCGAAACGGCTCGCCCTGCAGGACTCCAACATCTCCCGGTACGAGAAGGAGTTCATCCAGCTGTCGTTGCTCGGTACGGGCGAGTTCGGGCAGGTGTACCAGTGTCTGAACCGGCTGGACGGCTGTATCTACGCGATCAAGAAGAGCATTCGGCCGGTAGCGGGCAGCTCGTTCGAGAAGACGGCCCTCAACGAGGTGTACGCCCATGCCGTGCTGGGCAAGCACGACAACGTCGTCCGCTACTACTCGGCCTGGGCCGAGAACAACCACATGCTGATCCAGAACGAGTACTGCAACGGTGGCAGTCTGCAGACGGTGCTGCAGGAACGCTGCCTGAAGGAGTCGGAACTgcgcacgctgctgctgcacattgCCGAGGGGCTCAAGTACATCCACTCGAACGATCTGGTGCACATGGATCTGAAGGCTGGCAACATTTTCCTCTCGAAGACGCCGCTTCGTTCGGGCACGCCGCTGCACGGTGCTGCCTCTACTGCGGTACCGCTGGACTGTCCGGACGATGGGTTCGAGGACGTGTACGATGATCTGGAGAACGAGTTTCTGGTGACGTACAAGATCGGCGATCTGGGGCACGTCACCTCGATCAACGATCCGCAGGTGGAGGAGGGCGACTGTCGCTACCTGCCGAACGAGATACTGCAGGAAGACTACAGCAACCTGGCGAAGGGTGACATCTTTTCGCTGGGCATTACACTGTACGAGGCGGCGGGCGGTGGTCCACTGCCAAAGAATGGGACCGGCTGGCATCAGCTGCGCAGTGGCCAGTTTCCCGACCTGCCCAACATTGGGAAGGATTTTAACGATCTGATCAAGCAGATGATGCACCCGAACCCGGAGAAGCGTCCCTCGTCTACGACAATTTTCAATCATCC GGTATTATCACCGATCGATTCCAAAACGAAGGCGCAGCTGTGTTTGGAGCTGAGCATGGAGCGGCAGAAGAACGAGGTCCTGATGAGAAAGCTGAAGGAACAGGCGAAGCTGCTGAAATCAATCGAACAGCAATCTCTCACTCCAG TTGCTGCAACTGTCGCCCGTAAGACGCGTTCCTCTGCGACGTCTCTCGAGACGTGCACCTCCGACCGTAAGCTACGTTCCTACTCGCACAAGAAGCGCACCACCAACCTCATCTCCAAACGAAGGGGAATACGAGACAGCAGCAAGACGAAGGACTACTAG